One genomic segment of Mytilus galloprovincialis chromosome 5, xbMytGall1.hap1.1, whole genome shotgun sequence includes these proteins:
- the LOC143077054 gene encoding toll-like receptor 4 has translation MPVFLHISTTQLILHGNYLQEVPAWSFQKSKHLKRLDLSNNLLRLIEQGAFAGLAELTYLNLRTNKLASNSLHEKIFQDLISLQYLGIDDNLFHDEYTFLQVEISRVRSLTTLGIDLGGRHQIDKCLCNLTKLKDLKMFGMHRGAYLDNSFKEFKCLKIEALSLDRVVSLAPDTLISFQTLKTLRINIMSRLANYDTIGSIFKSLKIFKGKNMTEISITNNPHIYGFVLGHKHFAVLQEICLQKLNLMGDSILGIKSGPFLKYGYKENCLEELNIDLMFDSRDNYVFAFCAFKHLKIIRIPHVISRDKRVKRSSENDISYSFCLPKTLEQLDFYSHVRLYNRRRIANLTIINGSNLKIVNMANITLRDCDGTFHGMENLEHLDISGFICKVLSDNLLEHFPKLINLIAQDSYLGIGLNSLKNASEFLKMNLDLQRIDLTKNCINSLPNDLFHHPFRQKLSIILDKNNLQSLPNFLSKPNTIEQISLKYNKFSCLSDDNMALLNIIKPSRVFLRGNPIECSCNTLRFIKWVKRSGFISDVNEIECVLQNGTIAILSHFLRNLQTYEISCQTELWITFASCITSFTILALIFGIVYYRYRFAFEYFFLRVKMKLRHYQPLLEEFSYDAFISYSHYDKTWVKTLHDRLQTKGFSFCLDDKDFLVGVDIAESVVKAINSSRKVIFVITEDFLKSSWGTYEVEMTRMHAFREGRESMVVVILKDDIKKDKLPKALKEIWYKVVCIIWPSDSDTPYHSEDIFYEKLSIALSDGRTQMCENT, from the coding sequence ATGCCTGTTTTCCTGCACATTTCTACAACCCAACTTATTCTTCATGGAAATTATTTACAAGAAGTTCCCGCATGGTCTTTTCAGAAATCGAAACACCTAAAACGCTTAGATCTGTCAAATAATTTACTGAGGCTAATTGAACAGGGAGCATTCGCTGGACTAGCCGAACTCACATATCTAAACCTAAGAACTAATAAATTAGCATCAAATTCTCTTCAtgagaaaatatttcaagatttgATCTCGCTTCAGTATTTAGGAATAGATGATAATCTTTTCCACGACGAATATACATTTTTGCAGGTTGAAATATCTCGAGTAAGGTCATTGACTACGCTAGGAATTGACCTTGGAGGACGACATCAAATAGATAAATGTCTTTGTAATTTAACAAAGTTAAAGGATCTTAAAATGTTTGGAATGCACAGGGGAGCATACTTAGACAATTCATTTAAAGAATTTAAGTGTCTAAAAATAGAAGCATTGTCACTTGATCGGGTGGTTTCCCTAGCACCAGATACTTTAATTTCTTTTCAAACATTAAAGACACTGAGAATAAATATTATGTCAAGGCTAGCTAATTACGACACTATCGGCAGTATATTTAAATCTTTGAAGATTTTCAAAGgtaaaaatatgacagaaataagcATCACTAATAATCCACATATTTACGGGTTTGTGTTAGGCCATAAACATTTCGCAGTTCTTCAAGAAATATGTCTACAAAAGTTAAATTTGATGGGTGATAGTATACTTGGCATAAAGTCGGGACCATTTTTAAAATATGGATATAAAGAGAATTGTTTAGAAGAATTGAATATTGATTTAATGTTCGACAGCAGGGATAATTATGTTTTTGCATTTTGTGcatttaaacatttgaaaataatcaGAATTCCACATGTGATATCAAGAGACAAAAGAGTAAAAAGATCGAGTGAAAATGACATTTCTTACTCATTTTGCCTTCCAAAAACCTTAGAACAATTGGACTTCTATTCTCACGTAAGATTATATAATAGAAGGAGAATTGCGAATCTAACTATTATCAACGggtcaaatttaaaaattgtaaatatgGCTAACATAACACTCCGAGATTGCGATGGTACGTTTCATGGAATGGAAAATTTAGAGCATTTGgatatttcaggatttatttgCAAAGTTTTGAGTGATAATCTTCTGGAACATTTTCCTAAACTGATTAATCTCATTGCACAAGATTCTTATCTTGGAATCGGTTTGAATTCCCTTAAAAATGCCTCCGAATTTCTAAAGATGAATTTAGATCTTCAAAGGATTGACCTGACgaaaaattgtataaattctCTTCCTAATGACTTATTTCATCATCCTTTTAGACAAAAACTTTCTATCATATTGGACAAAAACAACTTACAATCGTTACCAAACTTTCTGTCGAAACCGAATACCATTGAACAAATCAGTctaaaatacaataaattttCGTGTCTTAGTGATGACAATATGGCCTTACTCAACATAATAAAACCTTCACGTGTCTTTCTTCGTGGAAATCCGATTGAATGTTCATGTAATACATTACGTTTTATAAAATGGGTGAAACGTTCGGGATTTATAAGTGATGTTAATGAAATTGAATGCGTCCTCCAAAATGGGACCATTGCAATTTTGTCTCATTTTTTGCGAAATCTACAAACATATGAAATCAGTTGCCAAACGGAATTATGGATAACGTTTGCAAGTTGCATTACTTCTTTCACAATTTTGGCATTAATCTTTGGAATAGTATACTATCGCTACCGATTTGCATTTGAATATTTCTTTCTGAGAGTTAAAATGAAACTTAGGCATTACCAGCCTCTTCTCGAAGAGTTCAGTTATGATGCGTTTATTTCATACAGTCATTATGACAAAACTTGGGTAAAAACTCTCCACGACAGGTTGCAGACGAAAGGATTTAGTTTCTGTTTAGATGATAAGGATTTCTTGGTTGGAGTGGATATTGCTGAGAGTGTCGTTAAAGCTATCAATTCAAGCAGGAAAGTTATATTCGTTATCACTGAGGATTTCCTAAAGAGTAGCTGGGGCACGTACGAAGTAGAAATGACTAGAATGCATGCCTTCCGAGAGGGTCGTGAATCAATGGTTGTTGTTATACTAAAGGATgacattaaaaaagacaaacttcCCAAAGCCTTGAAAGAAATCTGGTATAAGGTCGTCTGCATTATATGGCCATCCGATTCCGATACTCCGTATCATTCAGAGGACATTTTCTACGAGAAACTATCTATAGCATTATCAGACGGTCGTACACAAATGTGTGAGAATACGTGA